A stretch of DNA from Paenibacillus albus:
TATTTTTGATGGGAAAGTAGCAGTCGTAACGGGGGGTACTAGCGGAATCGGCCTTGGTGCCGCGCAGATGTACGTTAAGGAAGGCGCACATGTCTTCATTACCGGACGTAGACAGGCAGAACTCGATGAGGCTCTAAAATTGCTCGGAAAAAATGCGACAGGCGTCCAAGGCGACGTTTCCAAGTTGGAAGACATCGATAAATTGTTTGAAACCGTTAAGCGCGAGAAAGGTCATTTGGACTTCCTTTTTGCGAACGCGGGACTAGGCTCGCTAGTCCCTCTTCAAGAGATTACAGAGGAGCATTATTACAAAACGTTCGATGTTAACGTAAAAGGAACTATTTTTACGGTGAAAAAAGCTCTGTCTCTGTTCCCGAACGAGATCGGATCGATTATTGTTGTCGGATCATTGGCTGCTGCGCATGGAGATCCCGCTTTTAGCGTATACGGCGGAACGAAAGCAGCTATCAGACAAATGGTCCGCAGCTGGATATTGGATTTGAAGGGCACGCAAATTCGCGTCAATGTAATTCACCCTGGATTCATCAACACACCAGCCTACGAACATTTATTCGGCAAAGAAGCTTTGCCGGCTGTGCTGGAAAGCATGGCAGAAAAAACACCGCTCGGCAGAGTCGGCACAGCGGAAGACATCGCCAAAGTCGTCAAATTCCTGTCCTCGGATGACAGCGCGTATGTGAACGGTATCGAATTGTATGTAGACGGCGGAGCTGGCCAATATTAAGCGTTAGACGGATTCGTGTCATGATTTGAAACAGATATTAAGTCAGATATTCAGGTGCAGTCACTCAAACTCTTGAGGAGACTGCGCCTTTTTTCATGCCGAAAAAACCACTATCCAAGTCATCCTCTTGCCATAACCGCTCATCAAGATTATTTTCGCCAACAGACTCGGTGTTTTCGCCATCGCTACCAGAAAAGATCCTTCTTAAAATGGAAGTGAAAGCTTACTTCATATAAGGATGTGATCTTGTGTCTAACCAAATGATGAATGCTCTTGCGGTCACCGTTCTTGGAAAGAAGGCAGAGTTGATTTCCTTGCCAATACCGGTTGCAGACGCCAATTCGATCGTGATCAAAACCGCATACTCCAGCGTAAGTATCGGTACTGAGATGTGGATCGCGGAAGGGAAACGGAATGATTATGGTGAGGTCCCCTTCGTAAACGGTTATCAAGCAACCGGTAAGGTCGTTGCAATCGGCCCTGGAGCGGAAAACAAGGTCAAGCTCGGCGACCTGGTTGCTGTGTTCTGTTCCGGAGCCCACTCGGAATACGTCAAAGCTTCAATCGATCTCGTACATAAGTTGTCTAATCCAGATTCCATGCAGGCATGTTCCATGTTCGTGCAGCCAAGCGTTGCCGCAAACGCATGGAATCTTGCAAATCTGCAAACTGGCAATATTGCTTATGTTGTAGGACAAGGACTGGTTGGTCAATGCGCATCTATGATCGCGAAGCTTAGAGGCGCTTATGTAATCGCTTCGGATATTTCGGAGGAGCGTCTGATACGATCTCGTGCGAATTGTGCTGACTGGGTGATTAACTCTACGGAGGAAAATGCGCTTGACGCGATATTACAGCAATTCCCTGAAGGCGTCGATGTCGTTGCCGAGTCGACGGGCTTTACGGCGCTGCTCGATGACGCGATGTCCGCTTGCCGTAGGAAAGGAACTTTTGTCTTCTTAGGATGGTATCCGGATCGGGCAAGTTTTCATTTCCAAACGCCGCACGAAAAACAATTAAACGCCGTCTTCCCCTGTTTTATTGGCGATAGGCCAGTAAGAGAAAGCGTAATACGCTGGATCGAAGAAGGAAAACTGAATATGAAGGCACTTATATCGCATGAGATTCATTGGAGTGAAGCGGACTATGTTTATAATCAACTATTTACTTCTGCGCGTAATTCCTATAACGGAATTACGATCAAGTGGGAATAACGACCACGTTCGAGGTTGTGATGGAGCTCGATCTCGAGTTCGAGCCCCGGAAACTTCTCCTTGACCAGAGCTATTACTATGATTATTTAAGGTCCCGATAAACCTGCGGGGATACCTCTTTCAGCTTGCGGAACGCCGAAAAAAAGGTTTTATAGTCCGTGTAGCCTACCTCTCGAGCGATTTCTCCAAGTGCCTTGTCCGTATTTTTAATCAGCCTGGAAGCTTCCTCGATTCGCATCTGCTGGCCGTACTGGTAGACGGTCATGCCTGTCGTTTCTTTAAACAACCGTGCGAAATAGTTTTTACTAAAGAAGGATTTGCGAGCCAAATCCTCGATAGCGATCGATTTCGCATAGTTAGCTTGAAGATGCTTAACTGCAGACTCAATCAAGGATAAACTGCGGCGAGGGCGAGGATCCTCGAGTTCCTCCCCTTTCAGGTGAAGCACGCGCATCATTTTGACGATAAATTGAATCAAATACGAACGGAGAATAGCCTGATAACCTGAAAAGGCGTTATTGTACTCTAGACTCATATCATTTAAGAGAAGATCGATTTCGTTCAAGTTCCCCATAGAAAGCCGCAACCCGACCATCTGCGATTCATCCTCCCATAAGCCCTCGAATAAGTAAGACAGAGAAAGGCTGGAAAAGTCGTCGAAGGGCAGCAATCTATCATCAATAAATCCCGGTTTAAAAAGCAGATTATATGTAATTAATTCATCGTCCGTTTCGCCCCGATAGAAAGCATGCTTGGTTCCATCATTGATAATAAAAACATCGCCGCGACCTACGCGATATTCCATCTCCCCGATCCGATGAAACCCGGAGCCTCTATATACATAACAAATCTCAAGAAAATCATGAGAATGATAAAACCATTGATCTCGTTCTACTTCTGCATGACGA
This window harbors:
- a CDS encoding zinc-dependent alcohol dehydrogenase, whose protein sequence is MSNQMMNALAVTVLGKKAELISLPIPVADANSIVIKTAYSSVSIGTEMWIAEGKRNDYGEVPFVNGYQATGKVVAIGPGAENKVKLGDLVAVFCSGAHSEYVKASIDLVHKLSNPDSMQACSMFVQPSVAANAWNLANLQTGNIAYVVGQGLVGQCASMIAKLRGAYVIASDISEERLIRSRANCADWVINSTEENALDAILQQFPEGVDVVAESTGFTALLDDAMSACRRKGTFVFLGWYPDRASFHFQTPHEKQLNAVFPCFIGDRPVRESVIRWIEEGKLNMKALISHEIHWSEADYVYNQLFTSARNSYNGITIKWE
- a CDS encoding AraC family transcriptional regulator, with protein sequence MDRILYGESFFRPRELFSIVRHAEVERDQWFYHSHDFLEICYVYRGSGFHRIGEMEYRVGRGDVFIINDGTKHAFYRGETDDELITYNLLFKPGFIDDRLLPFDDFSSLSLSYLFEGLWEDESQMVGLRLSMGNLNEIDLLLNDMSLEYNNAFSGYQAILRSYLIQFIVKMMRVLHLKGEELEDPRPRRSLSLIESAVKHLQANYAKSIAIEDLARKSFFSKNYFARLFKETTGMTVYQYGQQMRIEEASRLIKNTDKALGEIAREVGYTDYKTFFSAFRKLKEVSPQVYRDLK
- a CDS encoding SDR family NAD(P)-dependent oxidoreductase, coding for MGIFDGKVAVVTGGTSGIGLGAAQMYVKEGAHVFITGRRQAELDEALKLLGKNATGVQGDVSKLEDIDKLFETVKREKGHLDFLFANAGLGSLVPLQEITEEHYYKTFDVNVKGTIFTVKKALSLFPNEIGSIIVVGSLAAAHGDPAFSVYGGTKAAIRQMVRSWILDLKGTQIRVNVIHPGFINTPAYEHLFGKEALPAVLESMAEKTPLGRVGTAEDIAKVVKFLSSDDSAYVNGIELYVDGGAGQY